In a genomic window of Epinephelus fuscoguttatus linkage group LG23, E.fuscoguttatus.final_Chr_v1:
- the LOC125883757 gene encoding uncharacterized protein LOC125883757 isoform X2 yields the protein MGEPKEEELRNVALNLVAMLRTSLSNPAANIQGQSAPQSRSARGTTQDRCQEPAGQSSAPLTAQRPSGTVQSNMARCFPGIFRQNSRSLSKKRTGTKLTPVQFFLLHSSTEKTPKPSEELKLLQAGLGKRTANVPEDAGHKEITDILCETYLKMSDLEGAWMLHKAMGGSGQRKLNLLSPEEEGYTGASLVKTWGGKGCLYIMPIQHTLDISPLPFTAPEFRAMPKARCVSCQESVPLQLLSLHVKTCTKSNGTDEMNSDDDIINLDDQTLVSTDVQPSLLDRKVACPVCSQEFSKYDIHIHASVCGESDTNEGHDDLLEKTQEEYSRISDILNSLKKKVDESQTFNINVPRENLFERGMKQWSRQKGTSPKNLLQVSFIGEYGIDQGALRKEFLTVRWVNQRRCTR from the exons ATGGGGGAGCCAAAAGAG GAGGAATTGCGCAACGTGGCATTAAATTTGGTTGCCATGTTGAGAACTTCGCTGAGCAATCCAGCGGCAAACA TTCAGGGACAGAGCGCTCCACAATCCAGGTCTGCTAGGGGCACCACGCAGGACAGATGCCAGGAACCAGCAGGGCAGAGTTCTGCCCCTTTAACGGCACAGAGACCTTCAGGGACTGTTCAGAGCAACATGGCCAG GTGTTTCCCTGGAATATTTAGACAAAATTCTAGATCTCTCTCCAAAAAAAGGACAGGCACCAAACTGACCCCAGTCCAGTTCTTCCTACTGCATAGCTCCACAGAAAAGACGCCAAAACCCTCTGAGGAGCTGAAGCTTCTACAGGCTGGGTTGGGAAAAAGGACTGCAAATGTTCCAGAGGATGCTGGCCATAAGGAG ATCACAGACATTCTTTGTGAGACATATCTGAAAATGTCTGATCTGGAGGGGGCCTGGATGCTTCACAAAGCCATGG GAGGATCAGGTCAACGGAAACTGAACCTTTTGTCACCAGAAGAGGAAGGATACACGGGGGCTAGTCTTGTGAAGACCTGGGGAGGCAAGGGCTGTCTTTATATTATGCCTATCCAGCACACTCTGGACATTTCTCCCCTGCCTTTCACAGCTCCGGAGTTCAGGGCCATGCCGAAAGCTCGGTGTGTGTCATGCCAGGAGTCTGTGCCGCTGCAGCTCCTCAGTCTCCATGTCAAGACATGTACCAAGTCTAACGGCACTGATGAG ATGAACTCTGATGATGACATTATCAACTTGGATGATCAGACATTG GTGTCCACTGATGTGCAGCCATCATTATTGGACAGAAAG GTTGCCTGTCCAGTGTGCTCTCAAGAATTCTCAAAGTATGACATCCACATACACGCCAGTGTCTGCGGCGAGAG TGACACAAATGAGGGACATGATGATCTTCTTGAGAAGACCCAGGAAGAGTACAGCAG gatttcaGACATCCTGAATTCACTAAAGAAAAAAGTCGACGAGTCACAGACATTTAACATTAATGTCCCGAGGGAGAACCTGTTTGAAAGGGGGATGAAACAGTGGTCCCGACAAAAGGGAACATCCCCGAAGAATCTCCTCCAGGTGTCCTTCATTGGAGAGTATGGAATCGATCAAGGTGCTCTTCGGAAGGAGTTCCTCACTG TCAGGTGGGTTAATCAGCGCAGGTGCACACGCTAG
- the LOC125883744 gene encoding zinc finger protein 239-like isoform X13: protein MEEDKQNPEHRSNKVRRRQAAGSSSDSSDVEEQRGREELIRHHHDKSFTTSGSLKIHQRVQTGEKPYSCDQCEKTFLRCSALKAHQRIHIEGELSSFFQSGKDFTESGSSKKQDIDTAEKLFSCDQCEKAFTTLRNLKSHHRVHTAEKSHCCDQCGKTFLQRTSLEIHQRIHTGEKPYSCDQCGKAFTQSAHLKAHQRSHTGEKPYRCDQCGKKFSQIRTLISHKHIHTGEKPYRCDQCGKAFAQSGALKCHQRIHTGEKPYSCDQCGKAFALSWTLKFHQRIHTGEKPYSCDQCGKAFSKPWTFKSHQRIHTGEKPYWCDQCGRLFAWCSTLRTHQCRHAGENPYSCD, encoded by the exons ATGGAGGAGGACAAGCAGAACCCGGAGCACCGGAGCAACAAGGTCCGGAGAAGACAAGCAGCAGGCTCGTCCTCTGATAGCAGCGATGTTGAG gaacagagaggaagagaggaactTATACGTCACCATCATGACAAATCCTTCACAACATCTGGATCTTTAAAAATTCATCAAAGAGTTCAAactggagagaaaccatacagctgtgaccaatgtgagaaaacatttttgcgCTGCAGTGCCCTCAAAGCCCATCAACGCATTCACATTGAAGGGGAACTGTCCAGTTTTTTCCAAAGTGGGAAGGATTTCACAGAGTCAGGGAGctcaaaaaaacaagacattgacacagcagagaaactgtttagctgtgatcaatgtgagAAAGCTTTCACCACTCTACGTAACTTAAAAAGTCACCACCgtgttcacactgcagagaagtCGCATTGCTGTGACCAATGTGGGAAAACTTTTTTGCAACGCACATCCCTTGAAATTCACCAAAgaattcacacaggagagaaaccgtacagctgtgatcaatgtggcaaagctTTCACACAGTCAGCTCACTTGAAAGCCCATCAACGTAGtcacactggagagaaaccatacagGTGCGACCAATGTGGGAAAAAGTTTTCCCAAATAAGAACCTTAATATCTCATAAACATATTCACACCGGGGAGAAACCATACAGGTGTGATCAGTGTGGCAAAGCCTTTGCACAGTCAGGGGCCTTAAAATGCCACCAACGTATTCACACGGGAGAGAAACcgtacagctgtgatcaatgtggcaaagccTTTGCACTGTCATGGACCTTAAAATTCCACCAACgcattcacacaggagagaaaccatacagctgtgatcaatgtggcaaagccTTTTCAAAGCCATGGACCTTTAAAAGCCACCAAcgtattcacacaggagagaagccaTACTGGTGTGACCAGTGTGGAAGATTATTTGCCTGGTGCAGTACTTTGAGAACCCACCAATGCCGGCATGCAGGAGAGAACCCGTACAGCTGTGACTAG
- the LOC125883757 gene encoding uncharacterized protein LOC125883757 isoform X1, whose product MGEPKEEELRNVALNLVAMLRTSLSNPAANIQGQSAPQSRSARGTTQDRCQEPAGQSSAPLTAQRPSGTVQSNMARCFPGIFRQNSRSLSKKRTGTKLTPVQFFLLHSSTEKTPKPSEELKLLQAGLGKRTANVPEDAGHKEITDILCETYLKMSDLEGAWMLHKAMGGSGQRKLNLLSPEEEGYTGASLVKTWGGKGCLYIMPIQHTLDISPLPFTAPEFRAMPKARCVSCQESVPLQLLSLHVKTCTKSNGTDEMNSDDDIINLDDQTLVSTDVQPSLLDRKVACPVCSQEFSKYDIHIHASVCGESDTNEGHDDLLEKTQEEYSRISDILNSLKKKVDESQTFNINVPRENLFERGMKQWSRQKGTSPKNLLQVSFIGEYGIDQGALRKEFLTEMVRGIEMHFFEGDGERGKNPKYSILDYQDCNFKTCGEILATSLVQGGPAPSSSVCSRH is encoded by the exons ATGGGGGAGCCAAAAGAG GAGGAATTGCGCAACGTGGCATTAAATTTGGTTGCCATGTTGAGAACTTCGCTGAGCAATCCAGCGGCAAACA TTCAGGGACAGAGCGCTCCACAATCCAGGTCTGCTAGGGGCACCACGCAGGACAGATGCCAGGAACCAGCAGGGCAGAGTTCTGCCCCTTTAACGGCACAGAGACCTTCAGGGACTGTTCAGAGCAACATGGCCAG GTGTTTCCCTGGAATATTTAGACAAAATTCTAGATCTCTCTCCAAAAAAAGGACAGGCACCAAACTGACCCCAGTCCAGTTCTTCCTACTGCATAGCTCCACAGAAAAGACGCCAAAACCCTCTGAGGAGCTGAAGCTTCTACAGGCTGGGTTGGGAAAAAGGACTGCAAATGTTCCAGAGGATGCTGGCCATAAGGAG ATCACAGACATTCTTTGTGAGACATATCTGAAAATGTCTGATCTGGAGGGGGCCTGGATGCTTCACAAAGCCATGG GAGGATCAGGTCAACGGAAACTGAACCTTTTGTCACCAGAAGAGGAAGGATACACGGGGGCTAGTCTTGTGAAGACCTGGGGAGGCAAGGGCTGTCTTTATATTATGCCTATCCAGCACACTCTGGACATTTCTCCCCTGCCTTTCACAGCTCCGGAGTTCAGGGCCATGCCGAAAGCTCGGTGTGTGTCATGCCAGGAGTCTGTGCCGCTGCAGCTCCTCAGTCTCCATGTCAAGACATGTACCAAGTCTAACGGCACTGATGAG ATGAACTCTGATGATGACATTATCAACTTGGATGATCAGACATTG GTGTCCACTGATGTGCAGCCATCATTATTGGACAGAAAG GTTGCCTGTCCAGTGTGCTCTCAAGAATTCTCAAAGTATGACATCCACATACACGCCAGTGTCTGCGGCGAGAG TGACACAAATGAGGGACATGATGATCTTCTTGAGAAGACCCAGGAAGAGTACAGCAG gatttcaGACATCCTGAATTCACTAAAGAAAAAAGTCGACGAGTCACAGACATTTAACATTAATGTCCCGAGGGAGAACCTGTTTGAAAGGGGGATGAAACAGTGGTCCCGACAAAAGGGAACATCCCCGAAGAATCTCCTCCAGGTGTCCTTCATTGGAGAGTATGGAATCGATCAAGGTGCTCTTCGGAAGGAGTTCCTCACTG AAATGGTGCGGGGAATTGAAATGCATTTCTttgagggagatggagagaggggcAAAAACCCCAAGTACAGTATCCTGGATTACCAGGACTGCAATTTCAA GACATGTGGGGAGATCCTGGCAACAAGCTTGGTGCAGGGGGGTCCTGCACCAAGCTCAAGTGTCTGCTCCAGACATTAA